A region of Pseudomonas saponiphila DNA encodes the following proteins:
- the pnp gene encoding polyribonucleotide nucleotidyltransferase, which yields MNPVIKKFQFGQSTVTLETGRIARQASGAVLVTVDDDVSVLVTVVGAKQADPGKGFFPLSVHYQEKTYAAGKIPGGFFKREGRPSEKETLTSRLIDRPIRPLFPEGFMNEVQVVCTVVSTSKKTDPDIAAMIGTSAALAISGIPFDGPIGAARVAFHESTGYLLNPTYEQLAASSLDMVVAGTEEAVLMVESEAKELTEDQMLGAVLFAHDEFQSVIKAVKELAAEAAKPTWDWAAAPEATELLGAIRAEFGEAISQAYTITVKADRYARLGELKDQVVAKLSGEEGQPSAAEVKAAFGEIEYRTVRENIVNGKPRIDGRDTRTVRPLNIEVGVLPKTHGSALFTRGETQALVVATLGTARDAQLLDTLEGEKKDPFMLHYNFPPFSVGECGRMGGAGRREIGHGRLARRSVQAMLPAADVFPYTIRVVSEITESNGSSSMASVCGASLALMDAGVPMKAPVAGIAMGLVKEGEKFAVLTDILGDEDHLGDMDFKVAGTAKGVTALQMDIKIKGITEEIMEIALGQALEARLNILGQMNQIIGQSRSELSANAPTMIAMKIDTDKIRDVIGKGGATIRAICEETKASIDIEDDGSIKIFGETKEAAEAARQRVLGITAEAEIGKIYLGKVERIVDFGAFVNILPGKDGLVHISMLSDARVEKVTDILKEGQEVEVLVLDVDNRGRIKLSIKDVAAAKASGV from the coding sequence GTGAACCCGGTAATCAAAAAATTCCAGTTCGGTCAGTCGACCGTAACCCTCGAGACTGGCCGTATCGCCCGTCAAGCTTCCGGCGCAGTACTGGTCACCGTTGACGACGACGTCAGCGTATTGGTGACCGTGGTGGGCGCCAAGCAAGCGGATCCAGGCAAGGGCTTCTTCCCTCTGTCCGTGCACTACCAGGAAAAGACTTACGCTGCCGGTAAGATCCCTGGCGGTTTCTTCAAGCGCGAAGGCCGTCCTTCCGAGAAAGAAACCCTGACCTCGCGTCTGATCGACCGTCCGATCCGCCCTCTGTTCCCAGAAGGCTTCATGAACGAAGTGCAGGTTGTCTGCACCGTGGTTTCCACCAGCAAGAAGACCGATCCGGACATCGCTGCGATGATCGGTACCTCGGCTGCCCTGGCAATCTCCGGCATTCCTTTCGACGGCCCGATCGGCGCCGCTCGCGTGGCTTTCCACGAAAGCACCGGCTACCTGCTGAACCCGACCTACGAGCAACTGGCTGCTTCGAGCCTGGACATGGTCGTGGCCGGTACTGAAGAAGCCGTGCTGATGGTTGAATCGGAAGCCAAAGAGCTGACCGAAGACCAGATGCTGGGCGCGGTACTGTTCGCCCACGACGAATTCCAGTCGGTGATCAAGGCTGTCAAAGAGCTGGCCGCCGAAGCTGCCAAACCTACCTGGGACTGGGCTGCAGCCCCAGAAGCCACCGAACTGCTGGGCGCTATCCGTGCCGAGTTCGGCGAAGCCATCTCCCAGGCATACACCATCACCGTCAAGGCCGATCGTTACGCACGTCTGGGCGAGCTGAAGGACCAAGTGGTCGCCAAGCTGTCCGGTGAAGAAGGCCAGCCTTCGGCTGCCGAAGTCAAAGCCGCTTTCGGCGAGATCGAATACCGCACCGTTCGCGAAAACATCGTCAACGGCAAGCCGCGTATCGACGGTCGTGACACCCGCACCGTGCGTCCTTTGAACATCGAAGTTGGCGTACTTCCGAAGACTCACGGTTCGGCCCTGTTCACCCGTGGCGAAACCCAGGCCCTGGTGGTTGCGACCCTGGGTACTGCCCGTGACGCACAGCTGCTGGACACCTTGGAAGGCGAGAAAAAAGACCCCTTCATGCTGCACTACAACTTCCCTCCGTTCTCGGTGGGCGAGTGTGGTCGCATGGGCGGCGCGGGTCGTCGTGAAATCGGTCACGGCCGCCTGGCCCGTCGTTCGGTACAGGCCATGCTGCCAGCCGCCGACGTGTTCCCTTACACCATCCGCGTAGTCTCGGAAATCACCGAATCCAACGGTTCCAGCTCCATGGCTTCCGTGTGCGGCGCTTCCCTGGCACTGATGGACGCCGGTGTACCGATGAAGGCACCGGTTGCCGGTATCGCCATGGGCCTGGTTAAAGAAGGCGAGAAGTTCGCCGTCCTGACCGACATCCTGGGTGACGAAGACCACCTGGGCGACATGGACTTCAAGGTAGCCGGTACCGCCAAAGGCGTCACCGCGCTGCAGATGGACATCAAGATCAAGGGCATCACCGAAGAAATCATGGAGATCGCCCTGGGCCAGGCCCTGGAAGCTCGCCTGAACATCCTCGGCCAGATGAACCAGATCATCGGTCAGTCCCGTAGCGAACTGTCGGCCAACGCACCGACCATGATCGCGATGAAGATCGACACCGACAAGATCCGTGACGTCATCGGTAAAGGCGGCGCCACCATTCGCGCGATCTGCGAAGAAACCAAGGCTTCGATCGACATCGAAGACGACGGTTCGATCAAGATCTTCGGCGAAACCAAGGAAGCTGCAGAAGCCGCGCGTCAGCGCGTTCTGGGCATCACCGCGGAAGCCGAGATCGGCAAGATCTACCTCGGCAAGGTTGAGCGCATCGTCGACTTCGGCGCTTTCGTCAACATCCTGCCGGGCAAGGACGGTCTGGTGCACATCTCCATGCTGAGCGACGCTCGCGTTGAGAAAGTCACCGACATCCTGAAAGAAGGTCAGGAAGTGGAAGTGCTGGTACTGGACGTGGACAACCGCGGCCGTATCAAACTGTCCATCAAAGACGTGGCAGCGGCCAAGGCATCGGGCGTTTAA
- a CDS encoding tyrosine-type recombinase/integrase: MPLTALQVKNAAPRERDYGLADGGGLFLWIRAAGGKSWRFRFRLDGKQSHISLGTVDKVTLAQARQLASESRQLVAQGRHPGLERKVARAQAAISRANTFKSLALEWHQHKSQRWSVGYANDVMEAFELDIFPLLGSLPLTDIKPMQWLQVFRRIESRGALEKLRKVRQRCQEVYRFAIATGRAEYNPISDIGGALQTPTSRHYPFLPIAELPELIRSFQACPGHDVVKIATRLLILTGVRTAELRGALWSEFDLKDALWQIPASRMKMRRAHLVPLSRQAVAALNELEGITGGYTLAFPGRNDPAKPMSEAAINQLLKRSGYDGRATGHGFRHTMSTTLHEQGYRSEWVETQLAHVDKNSIRGTYNHAQYLEGRRKMLQWYAEHLEALSRPRAMEGKSHE, encoded by the coding sequence ATGCCTTTGACGGCTTTGCAGGTTAAGAATGCTGCACCACGCGAGAGGGACTATGGCCTTGCGGATGGTGGTGGTCTTTTCCTCTGGATTCGCGCGGCAGGCGGCAAGTCCTGGCGCTTTCGCTTCCGTCTGGATGGCAAGCAATCTCACATTTCCCTTGGCACAGTCGACAAGGTAACCCTCGCACAGGCGCGGCAGCTTGCTTCCGAGTCTCGCCAGCTTGTGGCGCAGGGGCGGCATCCTGGGCTTGAACGGAAGGTTGCGCGAGCGCAGGCGGCAATCTCTCGTGCCAACACGTTCAAAAGCCTTGCGCTGGAGTGGCATCAACACAAATCGCAGCGCTGGTCGGTAGGTTATGCCAATGATGTGATGGAAGCGTTCGAGCTGGACATCTTCCCCCTGCTGGGAAGTCTCCCCCTAACCGACATAAAGCCTATGCAGTGGCTACAGGTTTTTCGTCGCATAGAGTCGCGGGGTGCTCTGGAGAAGCTGCGCAAGGTCAGACAACGCTGCCAGGAGGTCTATCGTTTCGCGATCGCCACTGGCCGTGCTGAGTACAACCCTATCTCTGATATTGGTGGAGCACTTCAGACGCCTACCTCTCGGCACTATCCCTTCCTGCCTATTGCAGAGCTTCCGGAACTGATACGCAGTTTTCAGGCGTGTCCAGGGCACGACGTGGTGAAAATCGCTACTCGCCTGCTGATCCTGACGGGGGTGCGCACAGCTGAACTGAGGGGAGCGCTTTGGTCGGAGTTTGACCTCAAGGACGCTCTCTGGCAGATCCCAGCTTCACGTATGAAAATGCGTCGCGCACATTTGGTCCCTCTTTCAAGGCAGGCGGTGGCTGCATTGAATGAGCTGGAAGGTATTACAGGTGGCTACACGCTCGCTTTTCCTGGCCGCAACGATCCGGCCAAGCCGATGAGTGAGGCCGCTATCAACCAGCTGCTTAAGCGTTCTGGATATGATGGCCGGGCTACGGGCCATGGATTCCGTCACACGATGTCCACCACTCTACATGAGCAGGGGTATCGTAGTGAGTGGGTCGAGACCCAGCTTGCGCACGTTGATAAGAATAGTATTCGCGGCACTTATAACCATGCCCAGTATCTTGAGGGGCGCCGGAAGATGCTTCAGTGGTATGCGGAGCATTTAGAAGCCTTATCGCGTCCGAGAGCAATGGAGGGTAAGTCGCATGAGTGA
- a CDS encoding helix-turn-helix transcriptional regulator has product MASQPISPLLLRLPGVCALVGLSKSQIYRLIRAGEFPAGISLGANSVAWPTEQVRAWVAAKISASTPQQ; this is encoded by the coding sequence ATGGCTAGTCAACCTATCTCACCTCTATTGCTCCGCTTGCCTGGTGTCTGTGCTTTGGTAGGGCTTAGCAAATCTCAGATCTATCGCCTGATCCGGGCTGGAGAGTTTCCTGCTGGTATTTCCCTTGGCGCGAACTCTGTAGCTTGGCCCACCGAGCAGGTGCGTGCCTGGGTGGCCGCGAAGATCAGCGCATCCACTCCTCAACAATGA